From one Idiomarina sp. X4 genomic stretch:
- a CDS encoding OmpW/AlkL family protein: MKLKALSYGVLLSLLSVPALANDFSLNVGAISVMPDDSSSSLNVVEGVAGLPANSTGVGVNTNTQLGLTLDYAVDNNWTVELVAATPFSHDITATGALAGLKVGKTKHLPPTLLAQYHFDLNSDTFKPFVGIGVNYTAFFDEQVDPQLRSTLGALGVVSDSDSVELALKNSWGYALQAGVNVAINKDWGLHFMVSKMDIDTTGDVRVNGSAIQSVDVDIDPYVAMAGVRYNF, encoded by the coding sequence ATGAAGCTTAAAGCGTTGTCTTATGGTGTATTGTTGAGCTTGCTAAGCGTGCCGGCTTTAGCAAATGACTTTTCCCTCAATGTTGGTGCCATCTCGGTCATGCCGGACGACAGCAGCTCAAGCCTGAATGTCGTTGAAGGCGTTGCAGGGTTGCCCGCTAACAGTACCGGCGTTGGTGTCAATACTAATACCCAGCTAGGTCTGACTCTTGACTATGCGGTCGATAATAACTGGACAGTGGAACTGGTTGCAGCAACACCATTCAGTCACGATATTACCGCCACAGGTGCCTTAGCCGGGTTAAAAGTGGGTAAAACCAAACATTTACCGCCAACACTGCTGGCACAGTATCACTTCGACTTAAACAGTGACACCTTCAAACCATTTGTCGGTATTGGCGTGAACTACACGGCGTTTTTCGACGAACAGGTTGACCCTCAGTTACGTTCAACCTTAGGAGCTTTGGGTGTTGTGAGTGACAGTGACTCGGTTGAGCTAGCGCTTAAAAACAGCTGGGGCTATGCGTTGCAAGCCGGTGTCAACGTGGCAATAAACAAGGACTGGGGTCTGCACTTTATGGTCAGCAAAATGGATATCGATACCACTGGTGACGTGCGTGTGAATGGCAGTGCCATTCAAAGCGTCGACGTTGATATCGACCCTTATGTTGCTATGGCAGGTGTGCGCTACAACTTCTAA
- a CDS encoding YebC/PmpR family DNA-binding transcriptional regulator, with product MGRAYQNRKESIAKTANAKSKVYSRYGREIYVCAKQGGADPDANLSLRSLIDRAKKDQVPAHVIEKAIDKAQGGAGEDFSPARYEGYGPSNCMVIVECLTDNPNRTFGDVRNAFTKSKSKIGEQGSVMHSFEHCAIFAFKHDSEDDVLEALMEADVDVTDVEFEDGQVTVFAPHTEYAAARQALTSAFENIDFDADEIQFLPHVTTTISEEDQPMFERLMDMLNDLDDVQNIYHNAEQ from the coding sequence ATGGGTCGCGCCTACCAAAACCGTAAAGAGTCGATAGCCAAAACTGCCAATGCGAAGAGTAAAGTCTATAGCCGCTATGGTCGTGAAATTTATGTGTGTGCAAAGCAAGGCGGGGCAGACCCTGACGCAAACTTGTCTCTTCGCTCGCTTATTGACCGTGCTAAGAAAGACCAGGTGCCGGCTCACGTTATCGAGAAAGCCATAGACAAAGCACAAGGTGGCGCTGGTGAAGATTTTTCCCCCGCTCGTTATGAAGGTTACGGACCAAGCAACTGCATGGTGATTGTCGAGTGTTTAACCGACAATCCGAACCGTACATTCGGCGACGTTCGTAATGCCTTCACTAAGAGCAAATCAAAAATTGGCGAGCAGGGCAGTGTCATGCACTCGTTCGAACATTGTGCGATTTTCGCCTTTAAACACGACAGTGAAGACGACGTGTTAGAAGCGTTAATGGAAGCCGACGTTGATGTCACTGACGTTGAGTTCGAGGACGGCCAGGTCACCGTGTTTGCTCCGCATACTGAATATGCCGCGGCTCGTCAGGCACTCACTTCGGCATTTGAAAATATCGATTTCGACGCAGATGAAATTCAATTTCTGCCGCATGTCACTACGACAATTTCGGAAGAAGACCAACCTATGTTTGAGCGTTTAATGGATATGCTAAACGACTTAGATGACGTTCAAAACATTTATCACAACGCCGAACAGTAG
- a CDS encoding isopenicillin N synthase family dioxygenase codes for MSSSVPVLSLVDYQSTDNETRLSFIRQLGAAARDVGFFYLEGHDLSQAEQDDIISLSKSFFALNAKEKRQVKMANSPHFRGYNQTHTEVTAGALDFREQFDIMDELPAVHSQLVTQEWQKLIGPNQWPDAMPRMRSTLLTWQDRLTKVGLTLLSALCEALEQPADALQPTVQNGPYRHTKLIKYPGSESAGNQGVGAHKDPGYLTFVLQDEHSGLEVEIDNEWHSVSPRKGALVVNIGELLELASDGYLKATNHRVVSPPAGVTRYSSAFFMAAQLDADIPVLPLPDHLKRLAHGPSSDPNNPLLRKVGENVLKGRKRSHPDVTEKFYKEALQQLSA; via the coding sequence ATGTCGTCTTCAGTTCCGGTTTTGTCACTTGTTGACTATCAAAGCACTGATAATGAAACCAGACTGTCGTTTATACGACAACTGGGTGCTGCCGCAAGGGATGTGGGCTTTTTCTATTTGGAAGGTCACGACTTAAGCCAAGCTGAGCAAGACGACATTATTTCACTGTCGAAGTCATTTTTTGCTTTGAATGCAAAAGAAAAAAGACAGGTGAAAATGGCAAATTCACCGCATTTTCGTGGCTACAATCAAACGCATACCGAGGTTACAGCTGGTGCTTTAGACTTTCGTGAGCAGTTCGACATCATGGATGAACTGCCAGCAGTACATTCCCAGCTCGTCACTCAGGAGTGGCAAAAGCTCATTGGACCTAACCAGTGGCCTGACGCAATGCCTCGCATGCGCTCAACATTACTCACATGGCAGGATCGTTTAACCAAGGTTGGACTGACATTATTGTCCGCTCTTTGTGAGGCTCTGGAGCAACCAGCCGATGCCTTGCAACCCACCGTGCAAAACGGCCCTTATCGACATACCAAGTTAATTAAGTACCCCGGCAGCGAATCCGCCGGTAATCAAGGTGTGGGCGCACATAAAGATCCCGGCTATCTAACCTTTGTTCTGCAAGACGAACACAGCGGTTTAGAAGTGGAAATTGACAATGAATGGCACTCGGTAAGCCCGCGTAAAGGGGCCTTGGTGGTAAATATTGGAGAGCTGCTTGAGTTAGCATCAGACGGCTATTTAAAAGCAACGAACCACAGAGTTGTCAGTCCCCCCGCCGGAGTCACCCGTTATTCATCGGCTTTTTTCATGGCCGCGCAACTTGATGCCGATATTCCCGTTCTGCCACTGCCTGATCATCTGAAACGCCTGGCTCACGGGCCCAGTAGTGATCCTAATAACCCTCTGCTTCGCAAGGTTGGGGAAAACGTGTTAAAGGGACGAAAACGGTCACACCCTGATGTCACAGAGAAATTCTACAAAGAAGCACTTCAGCAGTTGTCAGCGTAG
- a CDS encoding type II secretion system protein has protein sequence MRRSKGFTLVELIIVIVVLGVLSATAAPQFINFSNDAKTSRLHGLEASLKSALDMTYGKAAIQGIEKQSATCLGGKFDDVNISCPDGGILLFYGYPAPKESALSQVIQLDDWAVSEVGIGNVIGLAADEDSLMSCYVNYIGATSTSEPEVKVYADNC, from the coding sequence ATGCGACGCAGTAAAGGATTTACACTAGTCGAGCTTATTATCGTCATTGTTGTGCTTGGTGTACTCTCGGCGACAGCCGCCCCTCAATTTATCAACTTCTCCAATGATGCTAAAACAAGTCGGCTTCACGGTTTGGAGGCTTCCCTTAAATCAGCGTTGGACATGACGTACGGTAAAGCCGCTATTCAGGGAATAGAAAAGCAAAGTGCGACCTGCTTGGGTGGCAAGTTTGATGACGTCAATATCAGTTGTCCGGATGGCGGAATATTACTCTTTTATGGCTACCCCGCGCCTAAAGAAAGTGCGCTGAGTCAAGTGATTCAATTAGACGACTGGGCTGTGTCGGAAGTGGGTATTGGCAATGTTATTGGTCTTGCCGCAGATGAAGACAGCCTGATGAGTTGCTATGTCAATTACATCGGTGCGACATCGACCAGTGAACCCGAAGTTAAAGTCTACGCTGACAACTGCTGA
- a CDS encoding S8 family serine peptidase, translated as MTNLKKLVVGVSMALATGAAAANGKQADDDSLLVVFKHSVTKEQRQDLINRAGGTLRALDSRGRDIAMRNIADGRIAQVNVRNAKQRDALIKRLSNHPFIEVAEPNYIISINDTKSSNFNILATPDDPAFGDMWALENTGQSGGTPGVDIDARPAWDITTGDSSVVIGVIDSGVDYTHPDLADNMWVNPGEVCGNGEDDDGNGVVDDCYGYSAVNGNGDPMDGNGHGTHVAGTIGASANNGQGVTGVNWDVEIVGCQFLGADGRGSTAAAIECIDYMTNLKVNHGVNLVATNNSWGGGAYSESLRTAIADSIDQGIMFVSAAGNDGIDADVTASYPGGYDLDGIVNVANTTRTDSLAASSTYGEVSVDLGAPGTEILSTYLNGGYATASGTSMASPHVAGVAGLIWSIAPHLSVTEVKQILMDSGESIPALAGKTASGNRLNALNALIAADPDPAYRLELSPSNQEIVAGDSTTLTLDVGSIADWSGAVDLSVSAEPQLDVSLSSNQAQNGETVDVQVTTTEETAWGEYVITVSGTDVETGEMTRDVSATVYVLPQGLSDFYYEDVPNADIPDDDSNGISRVINVPETGIVFGAEVSVDITHTWRGDLIVTLTSPEGTTQTLHDRAGSSEDDLVATWTVDTFNGEDMTGDWTLNVSDNAGADTGTLNNWSLTLTAVEEDDGLPDAPVAGFEASVEDLTVSFTNTSSDNDGDIESYFWEFGDGSTSTEANPVYAYSQEGTYDVTLTVTDATELSDTVTQSVTVSLTDIELDVYRSRLLRSGTALVDLRWSGAAGDVDLYRNGEFVETLSNTGRVRDRFDSDGSDVVYQLCEAGTEACDSVTVSF; from the coding sequence ATGACGAATTTGAAAAAATTAGTCGTCGGCGTATCCATGGCGCTCGCAACAGGTGCTGCTGCGGCGAATGGTAAACAGGCGGACGATGATTCATTGCTGGTGGTATTTAAGCACTCGGTGACGAAAGAGCAGCGTCAAGATTTAATTAACCGAGCTGGCGGAACATTACGAGCTCTGGATAGCCGCGGGCGCGATATTGCGATGCGTAATATTGCGGATGGTCGTATTGCACAGGTCAATGTTCGCAATGCAAAACAACGCGATGCCCTTATTAAACGCCTCTCTAATCACCCCTTTATCGAGGTCGCTGAGCCTAACTACATCATTTCAATTAATGACACGAAAAGCTCTAACTTTAATATTTTAGCAACTCCGGATGATCCTGCATTCGGTGACATGTGGGCATTAGAGAACACGGGTCAAAGCGGCGGAACGCCAGGTGTTGATATTGATGCGCGCCCAGCCTGGGATATAACCACCGGCGACTCCAGCGTCGTTATCGGTGTTATTGATTCTGGTGTTGATTACACGCATCCGGATCTTGCTGACAACATGTGGGTTAACCCTGGTGAAGTTTGCGGTAACGGTGAAGACGATGATGGTAACGGTGTAGTCGATGACTGTTATGGTTACTCAGCAGTTAATGGTAACGGTGACCCAATGGATGGTAACGGTCATGGTACACACGTTGCTGGTACTATTGGCGCGAGCGCCAATAATGGTCAGGGTGTAACCGGTGTTAACTGGGATGTCGAAATTGTCGGTTGTCAATTCCTGGGCGCTGATGGCCGAGGCAGTACAGCGGCTGCTATCGAATGTATTGATTACATGACGAACTTGAAAGTCAATCATGGGGTTAACCTAGTAGCAACAAACAACTCGTGGGGCGGTGGTGCCTACTCTGAGTCGCTGAGAACCGCGATAGCTGACAGTATTGATCAGGGCATTATGTTTGTTTCTGCTGCCGGTAACGACGGAATTGATGCGGACGTTACGGCTAGCTATCCAGGTGGTTATGACCTGGACGGTATTGTGAATGTGGCTAATACAACACGCACTGACTCACTCGCTGCGTCGTCAACTTATGGTGAGGTGTCTGTTGACTTAGGTGCGCCTGGTACCGAAATCCTTTCTACGTACTTAAATGGAGGCTATGCAACAGCTTCGGGTACGTCTATGGCAAGTCCGCATGTTGCTGGTGTGGCTGGCCTTATCTGGTCGATTGCGCCGCACCTGAGTGTTACAGAAGTGAAGCAAATTTTGATGGACTCTGGTGAGAGTATTCCTGCATTAGCTGGTAAAACAGCGTCGGGTAATCGCTTGAACGCCTTAAATGCGCTGATTGCAGCTGACCCGGATCCGGCTTACCGTTTAGAGTTGAGCCCATCAAACCAGGAAATTGTTGCGGGTGACAGCACAACTCTAACGCTGGATGTTGGCAGCATTGCGGACTGGTCAGGTGCGGTTGACTTAAGTGTTTCCGCTGAACCTCAGCTAGATGTTTCGCTGTCTTCCAACCAAGCGCAAAACGGCGAAACGGTTGACGTACAAGTGACAACAACAGAAGAAACCGCTTGGGGCGAATACGTTATTACGGTTAGCGGTACCGATGTAGAAACGGGCGAAATGACTCGTGACGTAAGTGCTACGGTTTACGTACTTCCGCAAGGTCTTTCTGACTTTTACTATGAAGATGTACCAAATGCAGATATCCCGGATGATGACAGCAACGGTATCAGCCGTGTTATCAATGTGCCTGAAACCGGTATTGTTTTCGGTGCTGAAGTGAGCGTTGATATTACTCATACATGGCGAGGTGATTTGATTGTTACATTGACTTCACCTGAAGGTACGACCCAAACCTTGCACGACCGCGCTGGTAGCAGTGAAGATGATCTGGTTGCCACTTGGACTGTCGATACCTTTAATGGCGAAGACATGACTGGTGATTGGACTCTGAATGTGTCGGATAATGCGGGTGCTGATACGGGTACTCTTAACAACTGGTCATTAACTCTGACCGCCGTTGAAGAAGACGATGGTTTACCAGATGCGCCAGTAGCAGGTTTTGAGGCGAGCGTTGAAGATTTGACTGTCAGCTTTACCAATACCTCAAGTGATAATGATGGCGACATCGAAAGCTACTTCTGGGAGTTTGGTGATGGCAGCACTTCAACCGAAGCAAACCCTGTTTATGCATACTCTCAAGAAGGTACTTACGATGTGACTTTAACAGTGACTGACGCTACTGAATTGTCAGACACAGTCACGCAGTCGGTAACCGTTAGCCTGACGGACATCGAGTTGGATGTTTATCGTTCTCGCTTATTGCGTAGTGGCACTGCTTTAGTCGACCTTCGCTGGTCAGGCGCTGCAGGTGACGTAGACTTGTATCGCAACGGTGAGTTTGTTGAGACACTGTCAAATACAGGTCGCGTTCGTGATCGCTTTGATTCAGATGGTAGCGATGTTGTTTACCAACTGTGTGAAGCAGGTACAGAGGCCTGTGACTCGGTCACAGTTAGTTTTTAG
- a CDS encoding curlin subunit CsgB: MTFLKQLLAATVVMLVSLPGVANDIPVALAGLLERQSLANHAEIAQLGSYNLTSLAQVGEQNYAYLAQYGLENTLTIEQQGFNNSVTAEQSGRSNSATILQVGANNVIQLQQLGDGNSISIQQTGAAAEMSITQFK, translated from the coding sequence TTGACTTTTTTAAAACAACTTTTAGCAGCAACAGTGGTTATGTTGGTCTCTCTTCCGGGAGTAGCCAACGACATTCCTGTTGCTTTAGCAGGGTTACTGGAGCGGCAGTCCCTTGCGAACCATGCGGAAATTGCTCAGCTAGGCTCTTATAACCTCACTTCACTCGCCCAGGTAGGCGAGCAAAATTACGCATACCTCGCTCAGTATGGGCTGGAAAACACCCTGACGATCGAGCAGCAAGGGTTCAATAATTCTGTCACTGCAGAGCAGTCTGGACGCAGTAATTCAGCGACCATTCTTCAAGTTGGTGCGAACAACGTTATTCAGCTTCAACAACTTGGTGATGGCAACTCAATAAGCATTCAGCAGACTGGTGCTGCCGCTGAAATGTCCATCACGCAGTTCAAATAA
- a CDS encoding curli production assembly/transport protein CsgE has translation MIIILITPFSHADEIELGGMVLDRTISRFGKDFFFYYTSYWRDIPSTNGITVVVNERVYPQAGTYLWVEMEQKKVFETYFGRRQNDVKKLAEQAILISINEVARIKADSVFDSPDNNAF, from the coding sequence TTGATAATAATTTTAATAACACCATTTAGCCACGCTGACGAAATTGAGCTGGGCGGTATGGTTTTAGACCGAACGATCTCGCGTTTTGGTAAAGACTTTTTCTTCTATTACACAAGTTACTGGCGGGACATTCCTTCAACAAACGGTATTACCGTCGTCGTCAACGAACGCGTCTATCCGCAGGCTGGAACCTATTTGTGGGTGGAGATGGAACAAAAGAAAGTGTTCGAGACCTATTTTGGGCGACGCCAGAACGACGTTAAAAAATTAGCCGAACAGGCCATCCTTATTAGTATTAACGAAGTCGCTCGTATTAAAGCTGACTCCGTTTTCGACTCGCCAGACAATAATGCATTTTAA
- a CDS encoding curli assembly protein CsgF: MKKLSTVTLALLLTSASVSATEIVYQPINPSFGGNPLNGNFLLQKAQSQNAHTAPDEGRSFVDRFRDALERNIINSLTRRIADGEIVEGLYDTGEYTVEVIGQPDGSVLVYITHNETGEQTVITMPAI, translated from the coding sequence ATGAAAAAACTCTCAACTGTTACTTTGGCTCTACTACTCACTTCGGCATCAGTGAGCGCAACGGAGATAGTCTATCAGCCAATAAACCCAAGCTTCGGAGGAAATCCCTTAAATGGTAATTTCCTTTTGCAAAAAGCTCAGAGCCAGAATGCTCATACCGCTCCAGATGAAGGTCGCTCTTTCGTTGATAGATTCCGCGATGCACTGGAGCGCAATATTATCAACTCTCTCACCCGTCGTATTGCAGATGGTGAAATTGTCGAAGGTTTGTATGACACCGGTGAGTACACCGTAGAAGTTATTGGGCAACCTGACGGTAGCGTGCTTGTTTACATCACGCACAACGAAACAGGCGAACAAACCGTCATTACCATGCCGGCAATATAA
- a CDS encoding CsgG/HfaB family protein — MTIRTITLMAVSLLMSGCAMMPKPTDLNITPAEIDAPSSMMMTLQKQPVPKSRIPVSVYAFRDQTGQYKPQANVSSFSTAVTQGATSMLTQMLLESGWFLPMERENLQNLLTERKIHNSSKDSDLPPLREARLLLEGGIISYDTNVSTGGIGAEYFGIGASELYREDQVSVYLRAVDVYTGQVLLSVSANKKVFSQELRAGLFRYVSLNRLAEFEGGYSTNEPVQLSVKQAMEKALVELIEKGQERGFWRADS; from the coding sequence ATGACTATACGAACGATAACTTTAATGGCTGTTTCATTACTCATGTCGGGTTGTGCAATGATGCCCAAACCTACTGACTTGAACATTACGCCAGCAGAGATAGATGCGCCAAGTTCAATGATGATGACGCTACAAAAACAGCCAGTGCCAAAAAGCCGTATCCCAGTTTCAGTGTACGCTTTCCGTGATCAAACAGGGCAGTATAAGCCGCAAGCCAATGTTTCAAGCTTTTCAACGGCGGTGACTCAAGGAGCCACTTCCATGCTGACGCAGATGCTGCTTGAGTCTGGTTGGTTTCTACCAATGGAGCGGGAAAACCTTCAAAACCTGTTGACTGAGCGAAAAATTCACAATTCCAGTAAAGACTCTGACTTACCGCCGTTAAGAGAAGCCAGACTGCTGCTTGAAGGTGGCATTATTAGCTATGACACTAACGTTAGTACCGGTGGTATCGGCGCTGAATACTTCGGCATTGGGGCATCAGAACTCTACCGTGAAGATCAGGTTTCGGTGTACTTGCGCGCCGTCGACGTATACACGGGCCAAGTCCTGCTTTCCGTATCTGCCAACAAGAAGGTCTTCTCACAAGAATTAAGAGCAGGTCTGTTCCGGTACGTTTCTTTAAATCGTTTAGCGGAGTTTGAAGGGGGTTATTCAACTAATGAACCTGTCCAACTTTCAGTGAAACAGGCGATGGAAAAAGCGTTAGTGGAACTGATAGAAAAAGGTCAGGAACGAGGCTTTTGGCGGGCAGATAGCTAG
- a CDS encoding helix-turn-helix transcriptional regulator translates to MTRFSQLALIEHQKRTQNLALLAESLEIEVIHPSLHELLNQIPDKEIMVAYSLSSEQLSRTSTANEVAALAKSYALFLVNVKPDSVKPSQALNLGARGIIYENEHLDRVLTALKVISQGELYYPRSLLSDKIEEMMLRRHADDDTATSFSQISSLTPQELKIIELVGTGARNKEIGEQLNISAHTVKTHLSSIFRKTGARNRVELLKWASYASTN, encoded by the coding sequence ATGACGCGCTTTTCTCAACTTGCTCTAATTGAACACCAAAAACGGACGCAGAACCTCGCTTTACTTGCGGAGTCACTGGAAATCGAAGTAATTCATCCAAGCCTACATGAGTTACTTAACCAGATTCCAGATAAAGAGATTATGGTTGCGTACTCGTTAAGTTCTGAGCAATTATCACGGACGAGCACAGCGAATGAAGTCGCTGCGCTTGCAAAGAGCTACGCCCTGTTTTTGGTGAATGTGAAGCCGGATTCTGTTAAGCCTTCGCAGGCTCTGAATTTAGGTGCGCGCGGCATTATCTATGAAAATGAACATTTAGACCGGGTGCTAACCGCATTGAAGGTGATTAGCCAGGGCGAACTTTATTACCCGCGATCATTACTGTCAGACAAAATAGAAGAAATGATGTTGCGCCGTCATGCTGATGACGATACGGCTACGTCTTTTTCACAGATTAGCTCTTTAACACCGCAAGAGTTAAAAATCATCGAATTGGTCGGTACCGGCGCCAGAAATAAAGAAATTGGTGAGCAATTGAATATCAGCGCACATACTGTGAAAACGCACCTATCTTCGATTTTCCGAAAGACAGGTGCGCGTAACCGAGTCGAACTTTTGAAGTGGGCGAGTTACGCGTCAACCAATTAA
- the sufB gene encoding Fe-S cluster assembly protein SufB, producing the protein MSEQIDQALQRKYDAGFVSEIESETFAPGLNEDVIRRLSAIKGEPEWMTEWRLQAYRKWLKMDEPEWAHVDYPKVDYQSISYYSAPKSMKDKPKSLDEVDPELLRTYEKLGIPLHEQEMLAGVAVDAVFDSVSVVTTFREKLEEAGVIFCPISEAIHKYPDLVKKYLGTVVPKGDNYFAALNSAVFTDGSFVYIPKGTRCPMELSTYFRINEQNTGQFERTLIVAEEGSYVSYLEGCTAPQRDENQLHAAVVELVALDDAEIKYSTVQNWYPGDEDGKGGIYNFVTKRGLCEKNAKISWTQVETGSAVTWKYPSCILKGDNSVGEFYSVALTRGKQQADTGTKMIHLGKNTKSTIISKGISAGRSNNAYRGLVRMGPGAEGARNFTECDSLLIGDQCGAHTFPYIESSNPTAIVEHEATTSKVSDDQLFLCQQRGLDPEKAVSMIVNGFCKEVFRELPMEFAVEAGKLLEISLEGSVG; encoded by the coding sequence ATGAGCGAACAAATTGATCAGGCTCTTCAACGTAAATACGATGCAGGGTTTGTTTCTGAAATAGAATCGGAAACCTTTGCGCCCGGCTTAAACGAAGATGTCATTCGTCGTTTATCGGCGATAAAAGGTGAGCCCGAGTGGATGACTGAGTGGCGCTTGCAGGCCTACCGCAAGTGGCTAAAAATGGATGAGCCTGAGTGGGCGCACGTCGACTATCCGAAGGTCGATTATCAGTCCATTTCTTATTACTCAGCGCCGAAGAGCATGAAAGACAAGCCTAAATCATTGGACGAAGTTGACCCTGAACTTTTACGCACATACGAAAAGTTAGGCATCCCATTACACGAGCAAGAAATGCTGGCGGGTGTTGCGGTTGATGCCGTATTCGACTCGGTTTCCGTGGTGACCACCTTCCGCGAGAAGCTTGAAGAAGCCGGCGTTATTTTCTGCCCAATTTCTGAAGCGATTCATAAGTACCCTGACTTAGTAAAAAAATACTTGGGCACCGTTGTTCCTAAAGGGGATAACTATTTCGCAGCCCTGAACAGCGCGGTATTTACCGATGGCTCCTTCGTCTACATTCCTAAAGGCACTCGATGCCCAATGGAACTGTCGACGTATTTCCGTATAAACGAGCAAAACACGGGACAATTCGAGCGCACACTCATTGTTGCCGAAGAAGGCAGCTACGTTAGCTACCTTGAAGGTTGTACGGCACCGCAGCGTGACGAAAACCAGTTACACGCCGCCGTCGTAGAACTTGTCGCTCTAGACGATGCTGAAATTAAATACTCAACAGTGCAAAACTGGTACCCGGGCGATGAAGACGGTAAAGGTGGTATTTATAACTTTGTAACCAAGCGCGGATTGTGCGAGAAAAATGCGAAAATTTCCTGGACTCAGGTTGAAACAGGATCCGCGGTTACCTGGAAATACCCAAGTTGCATTCTCAAAGGCGACAACAGTGTCGGTGAGTTTTACTCAGTTGCTCTAACTCGCGGCAAGCAACAAGCCGATACCGGCACTAAGATGATCCACTTAGGTAAAAACACCAAGTCGACCATCATCTCCAAAGGTATTTCCGCCGGACGCAGCAATAATGCGTACCGTGGTCTGGTTCGTATGGGCCCTGGCGCTGAAGGCGCGCGTAACTTTACCGAATGTGACTCGCTGCTCATTGGCGACCAATGTGGCGCGCACACATTCCCGTATATCGAAAGCAGCAATCCAACGGCGATTGTTGAACACGAAGCCACCACCTCTAAGGTGAGTGACGACCAGCTCTTTTTATGTCAGCAACGAGGCCTCGACCCTGAAAAAGCAGTCTCAATGATTGTGAATGGCTTCTGTAAGGAAGTGTTTCGCGAACTGCCAATGGAGTTCGCCGTGGAAGCCGGTAAGTTGCTTGAAATCAGTCTTGAAGGTTCAGTGGGGTAA